One window from the genome of Lasioglossum baleicum chromosome 9, iyLasBale1, whole genome shotgun sequence encodes:
- the LOC143212068 gene encoding 15-hydroxyprostaglandin dehydrogenase [NAD(+)]-like encodes MDNIKNMNILVTGAARGIGLTYVQHMLKNGAKIVSILDLPTSAGTTTVANLEKEFGKGKALFFPCDVTNVKQFEETFKKAANAMGGIDIVINNAGTINDSNWKLTVDLNIGGVIQGSLLAMELMRKDKGGKGGILVNISSIVGFSITRDLPAYCSSKHQVLAFSRCLGGWYEETGVRVLVMCPGVTTTQLFDNLESLVFDFVDKKKMMEGFSAMPTQGPENVAKAMVLLIQKGKNGSVWVSEGENPPYAIEFPPIERVELNL; translated from the exons ATGGACAACATTAAAAACATGAATATTTTGGTCACCGGAGCAGCCAGAGGTATTGGCCTTACTTACGTACAGCACATGCTGAAAAATGGAGCTAAG ATTGTTTCCATCCTCGATTTGCCCACATCTGCCGGTACCACAACTGTAGCTAATTTGGAAAAAGAATTTGGAAAAGGAAAGGCACTGTTCTTCCCGTGTGACGTGACAAATGTTAAACAATTCGAAG AGACTTTCAAGAAGGCTGCAAACGCCATGGGCGGTATCGACATTGTTATCAACAACGCCGGTACAATAAATGACAGCAACTGGAAGTTGACCGTTGACCTGAACATC GGTGGTGTGATCCAAGGATCTCTCCTCGCCATGGAGCTGATGCGCAAAGACAAAGGTGGCAAGGGTGGTATTCTCGTAAACATTTCGTCTATCGTAGGATTCTCCATCACCCGCGATTTGCCAGCTTACTGTTCCAGCAAGCACCAAGTGCTTGCATTCAGTCGTTGCCTTGgg GGATGGTACGAGGAAACCGGTGTCCGCGTTCTCGTAATGTGCCCTGGTGTCACGACAACACAATTGTTCGATAATTTGGAGTCGCTTGTGTTCGACTTTGTCGACAAAAAGAAGATGATGGAGGGTTTCAGTGCAATGCCCACCCAGGG ACCCGAGAATGTAGCGAAAGCAATGGTCTTACTGATCCAGAAGGGCAAGAACGGATCTGTGTGGGTCAGTGAAGGAGAAAACCCACCGTACGCTATCGAATTCCCTCCAATCGAGAGGGTAGAACTGAATTTGTAA